The nucleotide sequence GGCGGAGCCGCGGTGAATGTCCGGCAGGCACGGCTCGCATTCACGGCCGCGCGCTCACCACGATCGCTCTCGATTGGGTACATGCCAAACTCCGCCGGTTGCCGATTTCAGGCATCAATCCATAGGAAATGCCACGCGCGAGGCGCGCGATTGCGCAATCATTTTTGTAAGCGTTGTGCGCTCAGCGAGGGGCCGTGCTGTGGGTGAACCCTCATATCCCCCTGGCATCTTACCCACCGATTGCGGCAAACCCTATCTATACCTCCGTATGATTTCGGCGGCTGGAGGTCTCCTGTAAGCTCAGGCCGCGTACACGCGACGAATCACAGCCATACCGCCTTCCAGCACGCAACGGGAGATATTCATTGTGTACGCCACAAGTCATCTGGGTGGTTGACGACGACCCTTCGGTCCGCTCCGGCCTCTCCAGCTTGCTACGCTCACTCGATTACGACGTCGTGACATTCGAATCCGGCATGGAGTTGCTGGCCGCCGCGGGCGCCCGCCATCCACGCTGTATCATTTCGGATGTCCAAATGCCTGGCATGACCGGCGTCGACATGTTCTTGCGCCTGATTGGCGCCGGCATTCGCATACCCACGATTTTCGTCACGGCCTACCCCATGCCCGAACTCCAGAGCCTGGCGCTGGACAATGGCGCGAGCGCATTCCTCATCAAGCCAGTCAGGGCCAGGGATCTAGCCGCTGCCGTCGCCGTGGCAGCGGCTGCCGCAACCTGAATCATCATCGCGCATTGCCGGGGCATCCCAAGGTATAGGCCGCAGTTGACTTTCGTATAGTGCGAACCACCTAACGTCTGATAGAACCAGGACGGCCGACGGTCTAAGCTTCCCACCGGGCAAGACCCGCATTGACAACTCCTCGTTCATACTCAACGTCAACAGGTGATTCCATGACGCTTCGCTCCAAGGTGCTTACCGCCGCACTCGCCGTGCTGCTCTCTTCCGCCGCTCTCGCACAAACCACGACGGCCGGCGACACGCCCGCGCTCACCAAGCAGCAGATCCGCGCCCAAATGCATGCCGACCGCGCCGCCAACCACGCATTGGCGAAAAAAGTTCGTGAGGCGCTCTACAAGAACCACGACCTGAACGACACAGACATCGCCGTGTTCGCCAATACGCGCACGGGCAAGGTCATCCTGGCCGGCACGATTCTCGACGAATCGCAGGACCAGATCGCTCAGGACGTCGCATCGAAAGTGTCGGGCGTGCAGTCGGTCGAGACCAAGCTGACGCTCTACGCAGCGCCCTGATACTCTGTTTCCTCGCAATTTCCTCGTAGTTACCTGACACTCGCGGTTTCACAGTAAGCGAATGCGCCGGCCATGCCGGCGCACTTCACACTTCACCTCAGCCGCAACCTCGGTTGTCAAATCAGGCAGCAACGGCCTCGCTCAGTACGGCGCTCACTTCGTCGAGCAGTCCCGGCATGGCGGTGTAGCTCGCCTGCGTGAGACGCAGCACACCTCCGTGCGTGCAGACGCCGACGACCTGATCGTCCGCGAAGCCCGAACTTACGATCGGCCCCCATAGCGCCTTCAGTGCAAATCCTTCGTATGCCGAAGCGACCGGCTCGCGGCCCAGATTCGAAAGCAGGAGGTCGAACGCCAGCATGTGCGAAAGAAAACCCGCTGCGTCCTCAACGGACGGATTCGATGACATGAATGCATCGAGCGCTTTCGTCTCCTGTACGACCGAGGCGTGCGTTTGCGCGGGTGCGAGCAATCCCTTGATCTCGCGCGCTGCGTCCCAGAACGGCGCGCCGCGCGCACGGTCGTCGACCGTCACGGTCTGCGTGATGTACACGCCATTGGCCTGACCCATGCCGCCCACGGTTCGACGCACGTCTATCGGCGAAACGGTACGCACGGGCCGCTCGCGCCATACGCGCGACAAGCGCCGCCCCGCTTCATGAACTGCCGCCGCGAGCGCGCCGTGCACCGTCGTGCGCTCGATGCGTGAGCGCTCCACAACAGCGCGCGTGAGTTGCGCGCTGAGCGCCAGCGCGGCAACCTCGGCGCGCGCGCCCGAAGCCGCACGGAAGACCTTGGGCTCCGGCGCCGGCGCGATCGCGCCGGGTACGGTCGCCGTCGCCATTTGCGCTCTTAAAAGGCATTCCAGCGGCTGCACGAGGGGCAAGCTCATGAGCGAGCCGCCCGCTAATGCGCTCAGCAGGTCCTCCATCACATACGCACCGCCCATGCCGTCGAGCACCGAGTGATGCGCCGCAAGAATGAGCGTCGAGCCGTCGTCGCCCTGCAGCAAGGTTGCACGCACAAGCGGTGCAGTCGACCAGTCGAAAGGCGTGTTCATTTCCCTCGCCGTCTCCACTTGCCACGAAGCCCGCGCACTCTCGACCACGCGCAGGGGAATTCGCGCATCGGGATCACGAAAGAAGGCAGGCACCGCGTCAGAGTCGGCGACGATCCGTGTAGAGAGCAAAGGATGCCGCTGCTGGAGCGCAAGCAATGCAGCGTGCCAGACGCTGGGCTCGAATACACGGTCGATTTCCGCGACCAGCGCGAAATGAATCGCGCGATTGCGGTCGAGCAACCAGAACAAATGTTCCGTACCGCCGAGCGCCCGCACCCGAACAGGCTCCTGTTTCATGTTGCTTTCGATATCCGCTTGTAGTTTTCGCATCTGAACTCCGTGTTATTCAAAAGTGGGGAAACGTTGAACGCAATCGCTTCCTGATCGAGAACACCTGTCGAGCCCTCTGCATTCCACGATGTATTCTCCGTTCCGCACGATGGTTTGTGTCGCAATGTGTTTGGCTTCCGGCATTGATACAAATAATTTCAATAATCAGTTAGCCGGACATATGACAGATACCTTCTCTGGTTTTAATCCGTTTTGTCTCCAGCCCGCCACGCGCCCGGCTCGTCATCAAGATGAAGACGAACGGCGATATCTGGCGCATATGGAATTTCGTTCGCCCGCCGGGTGTTCTGGTCATGGCGACTGTTTTTCCGCTTACCCTTATCGTCGACACATGAAATCTACCAGGACGATGACTGTCGCCGAATTGTCCGCACTCCTGCCTTCCATGCTTCCACGATTGTGGGCATTCGCGCTGCGCATTTCGGGCGATCAGCACGACGCCGAAGACCTCGTGCAGCGGGCGTGCGTGCGCGCACTCGAACGCGCGCATCAACTCGAACCCGGAACGGCGCCACTCAGCTGGATGTTCTCCATCGTCCAGTCCACGTGGCTCAACGAAATGCGAGCCCGCAATGTGCGCAACCGTTCGGGCATGGAATGGGATGACGGGTTTCTCGAAACCGTTCCCGATCCTTCTGCACGGACGCCGGAAGAACAGGTCATGAACGGGCAAATCATCCGCGCCGTTGAGCAATTACCCGAAGCACAGCGCATTGTCATGTTGCTCGTCGCCGTGGAAGGCTTAAGCTACAGCGAAGCCGCCGAAGTGCTGGACGTGCCGATCGGTACGATCATGAGCCGGCTTTCGCGGGCACGCCAGGCGATCGGTGCCCTGTTCGACGTCCAGAAAAAAGAAGAACGCGCGAAAAGCGCGGCGAACCGCAAGGAAATTGAGGCATGACTATGGATGACATCCTGCTCATGGCTTATGTCGACGGCGAACTCATGCCGCGTGAGCGCGAGGACGTGGAGAAGACGATCAGCGCATCGCCCGAGATCGCGGAGCGCGCTGCGCTATTCACGGCGTCGGCGCTGAGGTATCGGCACGCTTTTGCGCACCAGAAGCTGCCGCCCGTACCTGAGCAGCTCTCGCTCAAGATCGCTCAACTCAGCCGCGCGTATTCCGGCACGCCGCAGTCAGCCGGCAGCACGGAACCTGCCTGGTTTTCGCGGCTTCTCTCGCGCTTGCCGTTTCGTTGCGCGCAGAATCTATCACTGCCGGGTCTCGCCATGACATTCGCCGCCGGCGCGCTAAGCTGCGCGCTCGTGCTGCGCTACGCGACGGACTGGACACGCAGTGACCGTCGTACAGGCGCCATCACGCTGCACACCGCGGCCGCGAAAGTCTCGCCGTGGATCGCCGCGGCGGTGAACTATCAACAGCTTTACACGCGCGACACCGTCGCCTTCGACGCGCTCACGCCG is from Paraburkholderia flagellata and encodes:
- a CDS encoding response regulator, which produces MCTPQVIWVVDDDPSVRSGLSSLLRSLDYDVVTFESGMELLAAAGARHPRCIISDVQMPGMTGVDMFLRLIGAGIRIPTIFVTAYPMPELQSLALDNGASAFLIKPVRARDLAAAVAVAAAAAT
- a CDS encoding BON domain-containing protein, whose product is MTLRSKVLTAALAVLLSSAALAQTTTAGDTPALTKQQIRAQMHADRAANHALAKKVREALYKNHDLNDTDIAVFANTRTGKVILAGTILDESQDQIAQDVASKVSGVQSVETKLTLYAAP
- a CDS encoding condensation domain-containing protein, producing MRKLQADIESNMKQEPVRVRALGGTEHLFWLLDRNRAIHFALVAEIDRVFEPSVWHAALLALQQRHPLLSTRIVADSDAVPAFFRDPDARIPLRVVESARASWQVETAREMNTPFDWSTAPLVRATLLQGDDGSTLILAAHHSVLDGMGGAYVMEDLLSALAGGSLMSLPLVQPLECLLRAQMATATVPGAIAPAPEPKVFRAASGARAEVAALALSAQLTRAVVERSRIERTTVHGALAAAVHEAGRRLSRVWRERPVRTVSPIDVRRTVGGMGQANGVYITQTVTVDDRARGAPFWDAAREIKGLLAPAQTHASVVQETKALDAFMSSNPSVEDAAGFLSHMLAFDLLLSNLGREPVASAYEGFALKALWGPIVSSGFADDQVVGVCTHGGVLRLTQASYTAMPGLLDEVSAVLSEAVAA
- a CDS encoding RNA polymerase sigma factor, whose translation is MTVAELSALLPSMLPRLWAFALRISGDQHDAEDLVQRACVRALERAHQLEPGTAPLSWMFSIVQSTWLNEMRARNVRNRSGMEWDDGFLETVPDPSARTPEEQVMNGQIIRAVEQLPEAQRIVMLLVAVEGLSYSEAAEVLDVPIGTIMSRLSRARQAIGALFDVQKKEERAKSAANRKEIEA
- a CDS encoding anti-sigma factor family protein → MTMDDILLMAYVDGELMPREREDVEKTISASPEIAERAALFTASALRYRHAFAHQKLPPVPEQLSLKIAQLSRAYSGTPQSAGSTEPAWFSRLLSRLPFRCAQNLSLPGLAMTFAAGALSCALVLRYATDWTRSDRRTGAITLHTAAAKVSPWIAAAVNYQQLYTRDTVAFDALTPELASQVIAQIHSDDGVPIRVPDLRPAGLTFTRVQRLRFHERPLVQIVYLPKTGLPVALCVMKDEKPDASMTHEHVESMNVLMWRRANLSYALIASLDDDQLLAIGKQIAKDQTLETVGWVAPAGNAAG